In one window of uncultured Acetobacteroides sp. DNA:
- a CDS encoding NAD(P)/FAD-dependent oxidoreductase encodes MAEHKSFSTIVVGGGPAGLFAAVNLPEGSTLILEKKESPGKKLLIAGTGRCNITHEGDIADFTAKYGGNGSFLKKALREFTNSNTVRFFTERGLPTIIDKNGKVFPATEKSRDVLRVLLGECAARKVEIAYNEAVVDVAQFEHGFRVKTAANTYLCQHLVLATGGCSYPTTGSAGDGYRIAEQLGHTVVAPRPALTPIFVKDFAMDDLAGVSLVDVPIYLYRDGKKINEHSGDIGFTHKGLSGPGIIDFSRYMQAGDEVKVNFIGVHIDSLRSAFMDAAAAKGSTTIQQFLREYELPKSLAKEILLKVGVEPSCCLSNVTAKSRNLLLAYLCEYPFTIERLGGFKVAMATAGGVNLKEVSAKTLESKVCKGLFFAGEVLDVDGDTGGYNIQAAFSTGFLVAKSITTR; translated from the coding sequence ATGGCGGAGCATAAATCATTTAGTACGATAGTTGTAGGCGGAGGGCCGGCCGGTCTCTTTGCCGCGGTGAATTTGCCGGAAGGGTCGACCCTTATCCTTGAGAAAAAGGAGAGCCCCGGCAAGAAGCTGCTGATTGCCGGTACGGGGCGCTGCAACATCACGCACGAGGGAGATATCGCCGATTTTACGGCGAAGTACGGCGGCAACGGCAGTTTCCTCAAGAAGGCGCTGCGGGAATTTACCAACAGCAATACGGTGCGCTTCTTCACCGAGCGGGGGCTGCCCACCATCATCGATAAAAACGGCAAGGTGTTCCCCGCAACCGAAAAGTCGCGCGATGTGCTGCGGGTGCTGCTAGGCGAGTGTGCTGCTCGTAAGGTGGAGATTGCCTACAACGAGGCGGTTGTTGATGTTGCTCAGTTCGAGCACGGCTTCCGGGTTAAAACGGCAGCCAACACCTACTTGTGCCAGCACCTTGTTTTGGCTACAGGGGGCTGCTCGTACCCAACAACCGGATCGGCGGGCGATGGCTACCGCATTGCCGAGCAGCTGGGGCATACGGTTGTTGCGCCACGTCCTGCGCTTACCCCCATCTTCGTCAAAGATTTTGCGATGGACGACCTTGCTGGCGTGTCGCTGGTGGATGTGCCCATCTACCTTTACCGCGATGGAAAAAAGATTAACGAGCATTCGGGCGACATCGGGTTTACCCATAAAGGGCTAAGCGGACCTGGTATTATAGATTTCTCGAGGTACATGCAGGCGGGCGATGAGGTAAAGGTGAACTTCATCGGTGTGCATATCGATAGCCTTAGAAGCGCCTTTATGGATGCGGCCGCTGCCAAGGGAAGCACCACCATACAGCAATTTCTACGCGAGTACGAGCTGCCCAAAAGCCTAGCAAAGGAAATCCTCCTGAAGGTGGGGGTGGAACCCTCGTGCTGCCTTTCTAATGTTACCGCCAAGTCCCGGAACCTGCTGTTGGCCTACCTCTGCGAGTATCCGTTTACCATAGAGCGCTTGGGCGGGTTTAAGGTGGCCATGGCAACGGCAGGTGGCGTCAACCTAAAGGAGGTATCGGCAAAGACCTTGGAGTCGAAGGTCTGCAAGGGGCTTTTCTTTGCTGGCGAGGTGCTCGATGTTGATGGCGATACCGGCGGGTACAACATCCAGGCTGCCTTCTCGACAGGCTTCCTGGTGGCGAAGTCAATTACCACTCGGTAG
- a CDS encoding AMP-binding protein, whose amino-acid sequence MLLKTGDNTAIVENGKFISYNEVHQRVNATALTYQPNCNAKVAIYSENRPGWVYAFYSAWHNGCTVVPIDFMANPSEVAYILEDCKPETIFCSKLKQEALSIALKELTYQPRVILIDDIENIPLSPEKVILDIRPEMEKTALIIYTSGTTGSPKGVMLSFGNIMANITAVTIEIPILIPSDTTLVLLPLHHIFPLLGTMVVSCYQGARMAFSPSMASEDIIRTMQEYKVSTIIGVPRLYTAIRRGIMDKINKSIIARNLYRLAAKVNTYAFSRFVFAAVHKKFGGSIRFMVSGGAALDPAVGRDYQVLGFKILEGYGMTEAAPMITFTRPDRIVVGSAGAPLRGCEIDFREEEIVVRGANVMQGYYNRPEETAEVLKDGWLYTGDLGYLDRDNYMHITGRKKEIIVLSNGKNINPSIVESEIEEMSPLIKEIGVFQKGDQLSAIVIPNTAALKERGVTNIEETIRWEVIDKYNKEAASYKKIVSFTIFDGELPRTRLGKIQRFKLAELAVERKDEDENIPEIKIKEYLWIKNFIENEKMIKVHPNDHLEMDLGLDSLDKVSLQMFLATTFGVKMEINEILGFGSVIKLSEHIKEKKKTMRISQINWSEILREKVKFKMPSTWITGSILIKAFKFFFSVYFRLRNSGQENVPEGPCIIAPNHQSYFDGIFVAAFLKHSQIRKTFFYAKAKHVNNRFLKFLANKNNIIVVDIDQELKESIQKMGEALKTNNNIMIFPEGTRTRNGELGDFKKTFAILSCELNIPIVPVSIKGAFEALPRGSRFPKPFTKVEIDFLPPVSPEGHTYDTLAQQVQTEIEMFQR is encoded by the coding sequence ATGCTTTTAAAAACTGGAGATAATACGGCTATAGTAGAGAACGGTAAATTTATCTCCTACAACGAGGTTCATCAGAGGGTTAATGCCACCGCTTTAACCTACCAGCCAAACTGCAATGCCAAGGTTGCCATCTACTCCGAGAACAGACCGGGATGGGTTTACGCCTTCTACTCTGCTTGGCATAACGGATGTACGGTTGTGCCCATCGATTTTATGGCAAACCCTTCAGAGGTTGCCTACATACTGGAAGACTGCAAACCAGAAACTATATTCTGCTCCAAGCTAAAACAGGAAGCGCTATCCATTGCGCTTAAGGAGTTAACCTACCAGCCTAGGGTTATCCTCATCGACGATATCGAGAATATCCCACTGTCGCCCGAAAAGGTTATCTTGGACATTCGCCCCGAGATGGAGAAAACAGCGCTTATCATCTACACCTCTGGCACTACAGGTTCGCCCAAGGGGGTGATGCTGTCATTCGGAAACATAATGGCAAACATAACGGCGGTAACAATCGAGATTCCGATCCTTATTCCATCGGACACCACACTTGTACTGCTGCCCCTTCACCACATATTCCCGCTACTTGGCACCATGGTGGTGTCGTGCTACCAAGGTGCTCGAATGGCCTTTTCGCCATCAATGGCATCGGAAGACATTATCCGCACCATGCAGGAGTATAAGGTAAGCACCATCATTGGGGTTCCCCGCCTTTATACCGCCATCCGACGGGGCATAATGGACAAGATCAACAAAAGCATTATAGCCCGCAACCTATACCGACTTGCCGCAAAGGTTAACACCTACGCATTCTCGCGCTTTGTATTTGCCGCGGTTCATAAAAAGTTCGGAGGATCTATTCGCTTCATGGTTAGCGGCGGTGCCGCGCTAGACCCTGCTGTTGGGCGCGACTACCAGGTGCTCGGCTTCAAAATCCTAGAAGGGTATGGAATGACTGAGGCTGCTCCGATGATCACCTTCACCCGCCCCGACCGAATTGTTGTTGGCTCGGCAGGTGCTCCGCTAAGGGGATGCGAGATAGACTTCCGCGAGGAGGAAATCGTTGTTCGGGGGGCAAATGTTATGCAGGGCTACTACAACCGCCCCGAGGAAACTGCCGAAGTATTAAAGGATGGGTGGCTTTACACCGGCGACTTAGGCTACCTCGACAGGGATAACTACATGCACATCACCGGACGGAAGAAGGAGATCATTGTTCTTTCGAACGGAAAAAATATCAACCCCTCGATTGTTGAGTCCGAAATTGAGGAGATGTCGCCGCTGATTAAGGAGATTGGCGTATTCCAAAAAGGCGATCAGCTAAGCGCAATCGTGATTCCCAATACAGCAGCGCTCAAGGAGCGAGGCGTTACCAACATCGAAGAGACCATCCGCTGGGAGGTAATCGACAAGTACAACAAGGAGGCCGCCTCGTACAAAAAAATCGTATCCTTCACCATTTTCGACGGAGAGCTTCCCCGAACTCGCCTTGGCAAAATCCAACGATTCAAGTTGGCAGAGCTGGCCGTAGAGCGCAAGGACGAAGACGAGAACATCCCTGAAATTAAAATCAAGGAGTACCTCTGGATTAAGAACTTCATCGAAAACGAAAAGATGATAAAGGTGCATCCGAACGACCACCTGGAGATGGACCTAGGCCTCGACTCGCTCGACAAGGTGAGCCTGCAGATGTTCCTTGCTACCACCTTTGGCGTAAAGATGGAGATAAACGAAATTCTTGGATTTGGAAGCGTGATCAAGCTAAGCGAGCACATTAAGGAGAAGAAGAAGACCATGAGGATTTCGCAGATTAACTGGTCGGAAATACTTCGCGAAAAGGTTAAGTTTAAAATGCCAAGCACCTGGATCACCGGAAGCATCCTCATAAAAGCATTTAAGTTCTTCTTTTCGGTTTACTTCCGCCTACGAAATTCTGGGCAGGAGAATGTTCCCGAAGGGCCATGCATCATTGCACCAAACCACCAAAGCTACTTCGATGGCATTTTTGTTGCAGCATTCCTTAAGCATAGCCAGATCCGAAAGACCTTCTTCTACGCCAAGGCAAAGCATGTAAACAACCGATTCCTGAAATTCTTAGCCAATAAGAACAACATCATTGTTGTTGACATCGACCAAGAGCTCAAGGAGTCTATCCAGAAGATGGGTGAAGCCCTTAAGACCAACAACAACATCATGATATTCCCCGAGGGAACTCGTACCCGAAATGGCGAGCTTGGCGACTTCAAGAAAACCTTCGCCATCCTCAGCTGCGAGCTGAATATCCCCATCGTACCCGTTTCCATTAAGGGGGCATTCGAGGCGCTTCCCCGCGGAAGCCGTTTCCCCAAGCCCTTCACCAAGGTGGAAATCGACTTTCTTCCACCAGTGTCCCCCGAGGGGCACACCTACGACACCCTAGCGCAGCAGGTGCAGACCGAAATCGAGATGTTTCAGCGATAG
- a CDS encoding NUDIX hydrolase: MPYTYPYPRMQVTVDAVIIRTLDEGDEALLIERKHSPFEDCWAIPGGFVDMDETLADAANRELYEETGIVVDTLYQLHTFDAVNRDPRDRTISTVFLGFANEDSQIKAGDDASSADWFSLDALPPLAFDHEQILDYAKKYLEKRKIE, from the coding sequence ATGCCCTACACATACCCCTATCCCCGAATGCAGGTAACCGTTGATGCGGTTATCATTCGCACCCTCGACGAGGGCGATGAAGCGCTTCTTATCGAGCGTAAGCACTCCCCATTCGAAGACTGCTGGGCCATACCCGGCGGCTTTGTGGATATGGACGAAACCCTAGCCGATGCTGCCAATCGGGAACTCTACGAGGAGACAGGCATTGTTGTGGATACGCTTTACCAACTACATACCTTCGATGCCGTGAATCGCGATCCTCGCGACAGAACGATAAGCACCGTTTTCCTAGGATTTGCCAATGAGGATTCGCAAATTAAAGCAGGCGACGACGCCAGCTCAGCCGACTGGTTCAGCCTAGATGCCCTGCCCCCGCTCGCCTTCGACCACGAGCAAATTCTCGACTACGCAAAGAAGTATCTCGAAAAGAGAAAAATAGAATAA
- a CDS encoding C40 family peptidase — translation MKYAVSSISVIPMRREPSERSEMVSQLLLGECLTILEEKDSWLYVENAFDGYRGWIDSKTITPVSETYYNEYIEHSGYEVSSEICHAVDVNRGDHILIPIGASLNYYRDEAKEFEIADKKYRITSSIDVVNHKSSNGIIDMAAALLNAPYLWGGRTAFGIDCSGFTQLLYKIIGIKLPRDASQQVNEGQTINFVSEVKAGDLAFFDNDEGTIIHVGILDGNGSIIHSSGKVRKDIFDQQGIFNNRLGKYTHKLRVIKRIIE, via the coding sequence ATGAAATATGCAGTTTCTTCAATATCAGTAATCCCTATGAGGCGAGAGCCATCGGAACGTAGCGAGATGGTATCGCAACTTCTCCTAGGCGAATGCCTAACCATCCTCGAAGAAAAGGACAGCTGGCTGTATGTCGAAAATGCCTTCGACGGCTACCGCGGCTGGATTGACTCGAAAACAATCACCCCCGTATCTGAAACCTACTACAACGAGTACATCGAGCATTCGGGCTACGAAGTATCCTCCGAGATATGCCATGCCGTCGATGTCAACCGAGGCGACCATATCCTTATCCCCATTGGCGCAAGCCTAAACTACTACCGCGACGAGGCCAAGGAGTTCGAAATCGCCGACAAAAAGTACAGAATTACCAGCTCCATAGATGTAGTAAACCACAAAAGCAGCAACGGAATCATCGATATGGCAGCAGCCCTTCTCAACGCGCCCTACCTATGGGGCGGGAGAACAGCATTTGGGATAGACTGCTCCGGATTCACCCAACTTCTTTACAAAATTATTGGCATTAAGCTCCCCCGCGACGCCAGCCAGCAGGTAAACGAGGGGCAAACCATCAACTTCGTATCCGAAGTCAAAGCCGGCGACCTCGCCTTCTTCGACAACGACGAGGGTACCATTATCCACGTTGGCATTCTCGATGGCAATGGCAGCATCATCCACTCAAGCGGCAAGGTCCGCAAGGACATCTTCGACCAGCAGGGCATCTTCAACAACCGCTTAGGGAAGTACACCCACAAGCTGCGAGTGATTAAAAGAATCATTGAGTAG